TTAATCTGTAGGTTTCTCATCCCCACACTCACCTTGTCAATGGTAGGCTCacttttcacctcattttttgTCGGATTGTCCATATTTAGCCATGGGTGTTGTAGACACTGCTGAGCAGTTGGTCTCTTCTCTGGTTCAAAATCAAAAAGAGGACAAAGGAACTCTGCAAACTTTTTAGCATCTGTCTCAGAAAATTTGTACTTATCAACAAGTAATCGATCAAGTGGCCAGTATTTTAGCCTTCGGATTCTCTTTAAATCTCCATATCTATCAAAGTAATCCTTGGACCGAGCCCCACCAGTGGCAATCTGTCTCAAGAATAAATTTGGAACAGAAAATAAAATCAGAAATTAGATTTCTTTATCAATGGTTTTCACCAAGAGAGAGGAGGCAGTATATGCACTCACCTTCCTAGGCATCTTACCAAGGAGTTCCATCATCAAAGCGAGATGATCCTGCatgcaaaataaacaataaaaatgcaGACTCAGATGATAAATCAATAGTGAAGAAATACCGCAATGTTAGCTTAAAATAAAGGAGATTTGAAAGTGGTGAGAAATCACTGGATAATCGTTGGGCTCCTAGTGGTAATGTGCAAGTCAGCAGATTTAACCTTTGGCATTACTAAAAGCATCGAGGTGTTTACCTCTAAATTAGCTTGAGTTTTAAAAATGTGTACTTagaatttttcttaaaaagCAGAAAAAACAACCAAGATCAAGACCATAGGTTATCCATGACAAGATGTTTTTATTAACCAAAAAAACCCATTGAACTACCAATATGGCTTTCGTGTAGAAGCAAACTTTCATCCTTTGTTCTCATTTTCTCTTTGCCTCTAAAGAAATCCAAGAAACTTAACACCTCACATGCAGGCAGGAAGAAAACTTTTAAATTATTGGATTATGTAACAAGACAATGCATGAAGTCAAAATATTTCCACTACCTCATCATCACTGTAACCTTGTCCTTCTTTTGGAGTAAACAGCATTTCACCAGTAGCAAGCTCAACAGCAGTACAAGCGAATGACCACATGTCAGCAGAAAAAGAATATCCTGATCTAAGTATGACTTCTGGAGCTCTGTACTGTCTTGTTTGAATTTCTTCGGCAAATTGCTTATCCGACCAACATGCGTTTCCAAAATCCACGACCTTACATCTGACATCGATTCCATCCAGGGATCTATCTGGCTTGGGGGTTGTTCCTACCCCACCCATTGAAGCTCTTCTTTCTGATATCCTAGCCACTGCTCTTCTTGCCCTTTGTTTGAGCTTCTTCTCAACAAGATTTATTGCTGCACCTCCATTTAGGTTCCCCTCTGGCCTTTCAAGAATGGGTGTCATTCCTGATTTAACTGGGTCTTTGGAAGGATTAATGGTAGAACACAGGAGAATATTTTCAGGCTTTAAATCTGTATGTATAATTCCAAGCTCCCTATGAAGGTAATCAAGTCCAGTCAAAATGCATTTGCATATTTCCCGAACCTTATTCAACTCAAGGCCTTTGTAGCGGTTATATTTGATCAGCCGCAGCAAGCTATCACCAAGAAATTCCAGGACCATGCATAAATGCTGTCCATTTGGGCCTGCGTGCTTAAAGTGGTCTACTAAGCGTATGACATATTTGCTATTAGAGGCATCACCGTCAGCAATAGCAGAAAGAATTTCAATTTCGTGGAGAGCAGCTTGAGCAAATTGTGGAGCACTTTTTTGGATCTTCAGAGCAACATATCTCTGTATAAGgatggaaaaaatgaaaaacaatgATCAGCACCAGAAAAGCATCCAACCTGATATAAATAGGACACTTTAGACATAGGCAAGTGAATTTACCAAAAGTTTATCTAAAACATACCATTATGCAAGGCAAGTTGAAATGGTTCAGAGCTCCTCAACATATACACATTGTGCATTACCTCAAAAATAGAAACTAACAGGCTGCCAACTAATGACAATATTGACTTTATTATTCTATCATCATTTGTCCATTTTAGCTAAGACTGACAAGAAACCGAATTTGCAAACCACTTTAATCCAATTAAAAACTTGTTATCAAGAATTCAGGCTTCAGCACCAAAACTACTTCATGATGCCTATTTACATGACTATATTTAGTTTAAATCCTCAGCAACCAGTGGTAGTGATAAATGCTAGAAAACAATTTCAAATGATCATCAAACACATTTGGGgaagggggaagggggaaaCTTTTAGTCCGCAACCACAAGCACGAGTAACTTCGTACGTAATTCAAAGCTATTCCAACTGCTAAGGACCTTTAAGCTCACATTTCCAAATCCAAGAAGAAATTAGCTCAGATATTAAGCATTTAAGCCGCATCACAGGTGAAACACCGACACAGCATGCATTAAAATCTTCAGTGAAGCTTAAGAAATGATACTACTAATGCCTTTGTACCTAATTTAGATACGACTGCCTGCCAGAcgaatttaaaatatttaaaacaaaataaaagaactgGAATCCAGCTCTCTGATCAAATGATTaataaggaaaaggaaaaattggaTAACATATTGTCATATAAGCACCTGATCATTTCAAATAATAAATTCATAGTATATTTCCGAATTTGGCAGCA
This sequence is a window from Coffea eugenioides isolate CCC68of chromosome 7, Ceug_1.0, whole genome shotgun sequence. Protein-coding genes within it:
- the LOC113778675 gene encoding SRSF protein kinase 2-like isoform X1; amino-acid sequence: MSCSSSSASEDEDEGIDSYRKGGYHAVRVGDSFAGGRYIAQRKLGWGQFSTVWLAYDTRSSRYVALKIQKSAPQFAQAALHEIEILSAIADGDASNSKYVIRLVDHFKHAGPNGQHLCMVLEFLGDSLLRLIKYNRYKGLELNKVREICKCILTGLDYLHRELGIIHTDLKPENILLCSTINPSKDPVKSGMTPILERPEGNLNGGAAINLVEKKLKQRARRAVARISERRASMGGVGTTPKPDRSLDGIDVRCKVVDFGNACWSDKQFAEEIQTRQYRAPEVILRSGYSFSADMWSFACTAVELATGEMLFTPKEGQGYSDDEDHLALMMELLGKMPRKIATGGARSKDYFDRYGDLKRIRRLKYWPLDRLLVDKYKFSETDAKKFAEFLCPLFDFEPEKRPTAQQCLQHPWLNMDNPTKNEVKSEPTIDKVSVGMRNLQIKVGK
- the LOC113778675 gene encoding SRSF protein kinase 2-like isoform X2, whose product is MSCSSSSASEDEDEGIDSYRKGGYHAVRVGDSFAGGRYIAQRKLGWGQFSTVWLAYDTRSSRYVALKIQKSAPQFAQAALHEIEILSAIADGDASNSKYVIRLVDHFKHAGPNGQHLCMVLEFLGDSLLRLIKYNRYKGLELNKVREICKCILTGLDYLHRELGIIHTDLKPENILLCSTINPSKDPVKSGMTPILERPEGNLNGGAAINLVEKKLKQRARRAVARISERRASMGGVGTTPKPDRSLDGIDVRCKVVDFGNACWSDKQFAEEIQTRQYRAPEVILRSGYSFSADMWSFACTAVELATGEMLFTPKEGQGYSDDEDHLALMMELLGKMPRKIATGGARSKDYFDRYGDLKRIRRLKYWPLDRLLVDKYKFSETDAKKFAEFLCPLFDFEPEKRPTAQQCLQHPWLNMDNPTKNEVKSEPTIDKEAEQLLDIII